GCTACTGGCACTGGGATTGAGCCTGCTCGGCGTCTCGGCATGGGCACAAGACGTATCGTCTGGCCCGGATGTTGGCTCGAAGCCGCCCGCGCTGAAAGTTTTTGATGTCACCGGCAAACACGAAGGCAAGGAAATCGATTACACGGCGGATCGCAAAGAGCTTCCGACGGTTTATCTATTCGTGAATGCGGCGAAATTCGATCGGCCCATGGCCCGCTTTCTGCGGGAATTGGATACCGCGACCCAGAACGATGGCGGAGATCGCTATGTTGTCGCCGTTTGGGTTGGGGGCGATGCGGCAAAGTTGAAGGATTATCTGCCACGCGTGCAAATGTCGATCAAACTCGACGGCACCGCGATGGCCGTCCATGAAGGCGATGCCACCGGGCCCGAAGGTTGGGTGCTCAACAGCGATGCTCATCTCACTGCGGTGGTGTGCCACAAGGGGAAAGTCGCTGCCAAGTTTGGGTATCAATCGATTAACGAGACGGACGTGCCGGCGGTTCGCAAGGCGTTGACCAAGGCGATTGGCAAGTAATCCCCAACGCTTGGTGATTCGTCCGCGAGTTGCGTTTCGCCCCGTGATTTTGGGGCGAGGCCGCTAGCGCGCGGGCAATTCCGGGGGGATGCTCAGCAGATTGCGCTCGACCATCTCGAAAATCACGAGGTCCGGCTGAACGGCTTCGCAAATTTCCGAGATGGGCAAGCGAGCCGGGACAGACACCAACTCCCGACAATGCAACGGGAGATACTTGAGCAACTCCATCCCAAAGGAGTCGTGAAACAACAGCACGCGCGGGCCGGTGGTCGGGCCGCAGGCATATCGGCGTGCCACCAGATGCGGCAAGCGGAAGGGGTGCGAATCCCATTCCGTTGCTCGTGCAAATGGGAGTTCGTCTGGGCGTGCGGCTAAAAATCGGAATGCTTCCGGGGCTGGTCGACCGATCATGCGTGCGAGGTCCGGATTCGGGTAGAAATCATCGCGTTCGACGAGTTGTGACCGCGGCAGCATTGCTGCAACGGGTTGCTGGCATTGTTGTTGCATCGCAGCAATCAATTCACGACACGCGATGGCACCACCAACGGAATTCCAATGGGTATCCGTTCGGAAGTAGACCGGTTCCGCACCCGATTTGACGGCCTCCAACAGCGGCGAGACCACATCCACCCAGGTGATGGAAGGATCTTGCGATTGTTGGGCGAATGTGCTGCGGACGGTCGCAAAGGGAACCGATTCCTGAAAGCGACGCGGGCGAAACTCCGGATGAATGGATTGTTTTTCCGGAGCCACCACCAATAGAAACGGCGTCCGGCGTGCTTGCAGAGCGGTCGCTTGCTCCCGAATTGGACTCGCCCACCGAGTCAACTGATTGGGGAGTTCCGACACCGGCAAGTTTGTTGGTGCGTCAAAGACGGTCGGTTCGTGGAGGTATAACCAACCATCTCGACCCATTTGGACACGATCGGTGGGTGAGGTGCCAAACCAATCGCGATTCAGGCGATTACGCCAGTGAATGAGCTGGGTGCGACCGCCAAGATGATCGTTGAAGAATGCCTCAAACTGGGACGGATAGCGTTTCCATTCCGGGAGCGACCGCGGGATTCGGGGCGCGGCGGCGGCGGGGCGTCCTTCGGGTTCCAGAATCTCCGAATGCGATCCCAAGATCGCCCATAAT
This DNA window, taken from Tuwongella immobilis, encodes the following:
- a CDS encoding alginate O-acetyltransferase AlgX-related protein, which gives rise to MASHPPTAASVWLQRVAIMGFVAILPIPGLWAILGSHSEILEPEGRPAAAAPRIPRSLPEWKRYPSQFEAFFNDHLGGRTQLIHWRNRLNRDWFGTSPTDRVQMGRDGWLYLHEPTVFDAPTNLPVSELPNQLTRWASPIREQATALQARRTPFLLVVAPEKQSIHPEFRPRRFQESVPFATVRSTFAQQSQDPSITWVDVVSPLLEAVKSGAEPVYFRTDTHWNSVGGAIACRELIAAMQQQCQQPVAAMLPRSQLVERDDFYPNPDLARMIGRPAPEAFRFLAARPDELPFARATEWDSHPFRLPHLVARRYACGPTTGPRVLLFHDSFGMELLKYLPLHCRELVSVPARLPISEICEAVQPDLVIFEMVERNLLSIPPELPAR